In Desulfobacterales bacterium, the following are encoded in one genomic region:
- a CDS encoding dynamin family protein, whose amino-acid sequence MNLKEFFFGRNKTAEAVIRDVDKILRRKMSPVFKQYGVEAETFMTPLKWQPLVLVIGNYSSGKSTLINELLGKQVQRTGQAPTDDCFTILTGLGPNQEESPEVPGSTLVNDEQLPFASLRQYGESLLAHLRLKRVDAPILKDLAIIDTPGMLDSVTEKDRGYDYLGVVRELARLADVILLMFDPHKAGTIKETYRAIRSTLPEAAGEDRVLYVLNRIDECDNIADLVHSYGTLCWNLSQMTGRKDQPRIYLTYAEGGSAVNHGVSVWAAEREKLKQAVKTAPQMRLNHILNEVDRGGREFSLMVEAMANFKKGFSRRLGQVTLTGIIASLLAFLFGDMAVSMLTGVPDIFLIKAVVTGKFAPSHLVWPLTGVFLVLGLVSIVLHRWLFPGYVKRVLADIDCLLPLETAYKKDLWQRIRNRVEELVRSHPWKQARIGHERNLQRVEQFLEHDLPLLYDRIMKG is encoded by the coding sequence ATGAATCTGAAAGAATTCTTTTTTGGCAGGAACAAGACCGCCGAAGCGGTGATCCGTGATGTGGACAAGATCCTCAGGCGGAAGATGTCTCCTGTTTTCAAGCAGTACGGGGTGGAGGCGGAGACCTTTATGACCCCGCTCAAGTGGCAGCCGCTGGTGCTGGTGATCGGCAACTACTCCTCCGGCAAGTCCACCCTGATCAATGAACTGCTCGGCAAGCAGGTCCAGCGCACCGGCCAGGCGCCCACGGACGACTGCTTCACCATTCTCACCGGACTTGGTCCCAACCAGGAAGAGTCGCCCGAGGTGCCTGGTTCCACCTTGGTCAATGATGAACAACTGCCATTTGCCTCGCTGCGGCAGTACGGCGAGAGTCTGCTTGCCCACCTGCGGCTCAAGCGGGTCGATGCCCCGATCTTGAAGGACCTGGCGATCATCGATACCCCGGGAATGCTCGATTCGGTTACTGAAAAGGACCGGGGCTACGACTACCTCGGCGTGGTGCGCGAACTGGCCCGCCTGGCCGACGTGATTCTATTGATGTTCGATCCCCACAAGGCCGGGACGATCAAGGAGACCTACCGGGCGATCCGCTCCACCCTGCCGGAGGCGGCCGGTGAAGACCGGGTGCTCTACGTGCTCAACCGGATCGACGAGTGCGATAACATCGCCGACCTGGTCCATTCCTACGGCACCCTGTGCTGGAACCTGTCCCAGATGACCGGCCGCAAGGACCAGCCCCGGATATACCTGACCTATGCCGAGGGCGGTTCAGCAGTGAACCACGGGGTCTCGGTATGGGCCGCTGAACGGGAAAAGCTGAAGCAGGCGGTGAAAACAGCGCCGCAGATGCGCCTCAATCATATTCTCAACGAGGTGGACCGGGGGGGCAGGGAGTTTTCCCTGATGGTGGAGGCCATGGCAAACTTTAAAAAGGGGTTTTCCCGCCGCCTGGGCCAGGTCACCCTGACCGGGATCATTGCCTCGCTCCTGGCCTTCCTGTTCGGCGACATGGCGGTGAGCATGTTGACCGGCGTGCCGGATATTTTTTTGATCAAGGCGGTGGTGACCGGCAAGTTTGCCCCCAGCCACCTGGTCTGGCCCCTGACCGGGGTCTTTCTCGTACTGGGCCTGGTGTCGATTGTCCTGCACCGGTGGCTTTTTCCCGGGTATGTGAAAAGGGTGCTGGCGGATATCGACTGCCTGCTCCCCCTGGAAACCGCCTATAAAAAAGACCTGTGGCAGCGGATCCGCAACCGGGTGGAGGAACTTGTCCGCAGCCATCCCTGGAAGCAGGCCCGGATCGGGCATGAACGTAATCTGCAACGGGTCGAACAGTTCCTGGAACACGATCTGCCGCTTCTCTATGACCGGATCATGAAAGGATAG
- the genX gene encoding EF-P lysine aminoacylase GenX, whose amino-acid sequence MLTFQTLQRRAALIRAIRCFFLDRDFLEVDTPARTPAPAPEACIEPIPAGSWYLQTSPELYMKQLLAGGCPRIFQICGCFRQGERGERHLEEFTMLEWYRSESSYQDLMADCESLLNFLARECASFPGITGRGSALLVGGQRIELSPPWERLTVARAFARYTTSAPVEALASDRFDEILCQEIEPRLGHGRPCLLHDYPAELGSLARLKSSDPGVAERFELYINGLELANGFSELTDPGEQRRRFELEREKIRAQGREPGPMPERFLVALQDMPESAGIALGVDRLLMLLLDTGRIDDVVTFVPEEL is encoded by the coding sequence ATGCTTACTTTTCAGACACTGCAGCGGCGGGCCGCCCTTATCCGGGCGATCCGCTGTTTTTTTCTTGACCGGGATTTCCTGGAGGTGGACACCCCGGCGCGGACCCCGGCCCCGGCGCCCGAGGCCTGCATCGAACCGATACCGGCCGGCTCCTGGTACCTGCAGACCTCGCCCGAACTTTACATGAAACAGCTGCTGGCCGGCGGCTGCCCGAGGATATTCCAGATCTGCGGATGCTTCCGCCAAGGCGAAAGGGGAGAGCGTCACCTTGAAGAGTTCACCATGCTGGAGTGGTACCGGAGTGAAAGCAGTTATCAGGACCTGATGGCTGACTGCGAATCTTTGTTAAATTTCCTGGCCCGGGAATGCGCTTCCTTTCCCGGGATAACGGGCCGGGGCTCGGCCCTGCTGGTCGGCGGCCAACGAATCGAGCTGAGCCCGCCCTGGGAACGGCTCACCGTGGCCCGGGCCTTTGCCCGATACACCACCTCCGCCCCGGTCGAGGCCCTGGCAAGCGACCGGTTCGATGAAATTCTCTGCCAGGAGATCGAACCCCGGCTGGGCCATGGCCGGCCCTGCCTGCTCCACGACTACCCGGCGGAACTCGGATCCCTGGCCCGGCTGAAATCGAGCGATCCAGGGGTTGCCGAACGGTTCGAGCTTTATATCAACGGATTGGAGTTGGCCAATGGGTTCTCCGAACTGACCGATCCCGGCGAACAACGACGCCGCTTTGAACTGGAGCGGGAAAAAATCAGGGCACAGGGCCGGGAACCCGGGCCCATGCCGGAACGATTTCTCGTTGCCTTGCAAGACATGCCCGAGTCCGCTGGCATCGCCCTGGGGGTGGACCGGCTGCTCATGCTCCTCTTAGACACCGGCCGGATCGATGATGTGGTTACCTTTGTGCCGGAGGAATTATAA